From a region of the Alistipes sp. ZOR0009 genome:
- a CDS encoding OsmC family protein, with amino-acid sequence MKRKASAKWNGNGLEGKGVLTSTSGVLNSTPYSFAARFKDEDGKSGTNPEELVAAAHAGCFTMALSFQIAGAGFTADELVTDAAVNFDQGEGGFSITGITLKVTGKVSGMSEEKFIELANVAKAGCPISKALSAVPITLEAKFVK; translated from the coding sequence ATGAAACGCAAAGCATCAGCCAAATGGAATGGTAATGGATTAGAAGGAAAAGGAGTATTAACCTCTACAAGTGGAGTCTTAAATAGCACCCCTTACAGCTTCGCAGCACGCTTTAAAGATGAAGATGGTAAATCTGGGACTAACCCTGAGGAGCTAGTTGCTGCAGCACATGCTGGCTGTTTTACTATGGCTTTAAGCTTTCAAATTGCAGGTGCCGGATTTACTGCTGATGAGCTTGTAACCGATGCGGCGGTTAACTTCGATCAGGGTGAAGGCGGCTTTAGCATAACAGGAATTACGCTAAAGGTTACCGGAAAGGTTTCGGGCATGAGCGAGGAAAAATTCATAGAACTGGCAAACGTAGCCAAAGCAGGTTGCCCCATTTCGAAGGCATTAAGCGCAGTGCCAATTACCCTTGAGGCTAAATTTGTAAAGTAA
- a CDS encoding M20/M25/M40 family metallo-hydrolase — protein MKLSKFTKLLTTIATLLCTEGYGQISPEEKGLNVISKDGSQAILTYLSSDWMEGREISSKGHANAADYLSSMFQLYGLQPIEKLYDPFAAIENMQYPKNRYFQNFGLLLLDKSNEQTLVITGKQGAASIVENFKFNTDFTTSDFIGHPFRSMSITAPIVFVGYGLTDTKNGYDDYKGIDVKGKVVLRLRGYPGHNDTTSIGYKKFKVERSNPYQYMNFEFDKNRYALEHGAVGCLEVNTLNESLIYQASNIFRYNLGPYESDTNPENEVNFLKMIIPLKDTMEKALAGFTISQRVANALLAASNFSILHFENSVKNSLKPASFEIKEQQVNLATKACWQLIGCKNILGVIKGEDTNQVVVVGAHYDHIGKYKGIIYNGADDNASGVAALLEIAKACRATGIKPKHTIVFAAWDAEEEGMFGSRHFLKNPLFNKIIANVNFDMISRNPAKDAKGTYCKVTYTAPMEYLKSNTERFINQHGLNLQVEYETDSKPSIGTDSDSFAEKNIPVLSFETGRHPDYHKPSDEASKCNLTKMTDIIRLGFLSVWEIANK, from the coding sequence ATGAAATTATCAAAGTTCACAAAATTATTGACTACCATAGCTACTCTGCTATGTACAGAAGGGTACGGGCAGATATCCCCCGAAGAAAAGGGATTAAACGTAATTAGTAAAGACGGCTCTCAGGCTATCCTAACCTACCTTTCGTCGGATTGGATGGAGGGACGAGAAATATCATCCAAAGGGCACGCCAATGCGGCTGACTACTTATCCAGCATGTTTCAGCTGTATGGTTTACAGCCTATAGAAAAACTTTACGACCCTTTTGCTGCAATCGAAAATATGCAATATCCCAAAAACCGCTACTTCCAGAATTTTGGGCTACTGCTGCTAGATAAATCCAACGAGCAAACGCTAGTAATTACAGGCAAACAGGGGGCTGCTAGTATTGTGGAAAACTTCAAATTCAATACCGATTTTACAACCAGCGATTTTATAGGCCATCCTTTTCGCTCCATGTCGATAACCGCCCCCATCGTTTTTGTAGGGTACGGACTAACCGATACAAAGAATGGCTACGACGATTATAAGGGAATTGATGTAAAAGGGAAGGTTGTACTTCGCCTTAGAGGATATCCAGGACATAACGACACAACATCCATTGGCTATAAGAAGTTTAAGGTAGAAAGAAGCAATCCGTATCAGTATATGAACTTTGAATTCGATAAGAACCGATATGCTTTAGAGCATGGCGCTGTGGGTTGTCTCGAAGTAAATACGTTGAACGAATCATTAATCTACCAGGCTAGTAACATTTTTAGGTATAACCTAGGCCCCTACGAGAGCGACACCAACCCTGAAAACGAGGTTAACTTTCTAAAAATGATTATTCCTCTTAAAGACACGATGGAAAAAGCTCTGGCAGGTTTTACTATCAGCCAAAGAGTAGCCAACGCATTACTAGCAGCTAGCAATTTTAGCATTCTACATTTCGAAAACAGCGTAAAAAACAGCCTTAAACCAGCTTCCTTCGAGATTAAAGAGCAGCAGGTTAACTTAGCCACAAAAGCCTGCTGGCAGCTTATTGGTTGCAAGAACATTCTAGGAGTAATTAAGGGAGAAGATACCAACCAAGTAGTCGTAGTTGGCGCTCACTACGACCATATTGGAAAATATAAAGGGATTATCTATAATGGCGCCGACGATAACGCTTCGGGGGTTGCTGCCCTACTAGAAATAGCCAAAGCCTGCCGTGCAACGGGTATAAAGCCAAAGCACACCATTGTATTTGCCGCTTGGGATGCCGAAGAAGAGGGAATGTTTGGATCTCGACACTTCTTAAAGAATCCTCTATTCAATAAGATTATTGCCAACGTAAACTTCGATATGATCTCGCGTAATCCGGCAAAAGATGCCAAAGGAACCTACTGCAAAGTAACTTATACTGCTCCGATGGAGTATTTAAAAAGCAACACAGAGCGATTTATAAACCAGCATGGCTTAAACCTTCAGGTTGAATACGAAACAGACTCTAAGCCATCTATCGGAACCGACTCCGACAGTTTTGCTGAAAAAAACATTCCGGTACTCAGCTTCGAAACAGGACGTCACCCCGACTACCACAAACCTTCGGATGAGGCTAGCAAATGCAACCTTACTAAGATGACCGATATTATACGCCTTGGTTTTCTTAGCGTTTGGGAAATTGCCAACAAGTAG
- a CDS encoding TetR/AcrR family transcriptional regulator — translation MSVTREKILELGENLIRTKGYNAFSYQDISSELGIKNAAVHYYFPSKENLGTSIVKTNIQRFEEMVDNMHSRKFDEWQQLDSFIKIYVKSYREQKKCLVGSLSPDYSTLSDTTKQELKRMIDIILKWLTELLDSGRAKNMFNYNDDPTSKALTIFSSLVASLQLSGIVEKVDYKSFCQSILDDLKP, via the coding sequence ATGTCTGTAACAAGAGAAAAAATATTGGAGTTAGGCGAAAATCTTATCCGTACTAAGGGGTATAACGCCTTTAGTTATCAGGATATTTCGTCTGAGTTGGGCATAAAAAATGCAGCCGTTCACTACTACTTTCCATCCAAAGAGAATTTGGGCACCAGCATTGTAAAAACCAATATTCAGAGGTTCGAGGAGATGGTAGATAACATGCATAGCCGTAAGTTTGACGAGTGGCAGCAGCTTGATTCTTTTATTAAGATTTATGTAAAAAGCTACCGCGAGCAAAAAAAGTGCCTAGTCGGCTCGCTAAGTCCTGACTATAGTACGCTAAGCGATACTACGAAGCAGGAGTTAAAGCGTATGATTGATATTATTTTAAAGTGGCTTACCGAACTTTTAGATAGCGGAAGGGCCAAGAATATGTTCAACTACAATGACGACCCGACAAGCAAGGCGTTGACTATCTTTTCGAGTTTGGTGGCCAGCTTGCAGCTGTCGGGTATCGTTGAAAAGGTTGATTATAAAAGTTTTTGTCAGTCAATACTTGATGACCTAAAACCATAA
- a CDS encoding M28 family metallopeptidase, translating to MTKRIIATLCCLSCFSAQAQIDVLKQKASADSLRKTLTFLAADSLKGRATGSQEQQVAANFIAKHFMQLELSGASNDKNTPYYNSFDLISSSFPTGYKIRIKESNLEISPYTEMHIVSTKNITNLSFTPYLGSVDSIKSNGVKVVVSTSLDSAIAQTSRSIKEHPSIQRFMLILNKEQYKAYNKERLSLLFSRAALRRKESDTLLLGWYKEAISLNQNICYAKALSFVRKNPNVTLFISNEQVLKHLFSDTTLTISNAYNTTEVGKEFVVDGTAHSDMIRFRKVSNVVAKMEGTTKKDEVIFISAHFDHIGIQSKKKKEEAKADSICNGADDNGSGTSAIMEVARLFAEAKKQGFQPQRTIIFTAFTGEEAGLLGSKAMLENPIAPLDKIKANVNLDMVGRTDSEHTEWDMYAYTIPLGDSLTQQKHIKKAAKMAKIDLSVDLNDHDRELWKNGSDHAPFVQKGIPAIAITTGMHPDYHKPTDEVDKINFKRLERIATFTYYLVWELANSN from the coding sequence ATGACAAAAAGAATTATTGCAACACTCTGCTGCTTAAGCTGCTTTTCGGCACAAGCTCAGATTGATGTACTGAAACAAAAAGCGTCAGCGGACAGCCTTCGTAAAACGCTAACATTTCTTGCAGCCGACAGCCTAAAGGGACGTGCAACAGGAAGTCAAGAGCAGCAAGTTGCAGCCAACTTCATTGCAAAACACTTCATGCAACTTGAACTCAGCGGAGCATCTAACGATAAAAACACGCCTTACTACAACTCTTTCGACTTAATAAGTTCCAGCTTCCCCACCGGATATAAAATTCGAATAAAAGAAAGCAACCTAGAAATTTCGCCCTATACCGAAATGCATATCGTATCAACCAAAAATATTACCAATCTAAGTTTCACCCCTTACTTAGGTAGCGTAGATAGCATTAAATCGAATGGTGTAAAAGTAGTTGTCAGCACGTCTCTCGACAGTGCAATTGCCCAAACATCCAGAAGCATCAAGGAGCATCCCTCCATTCAACGCTTTATGCTAATCCTAAACAAGGAGCAATACAAGGCCTATAATAAAGAACGCTTAAGCCTTCTTTTCTCTAGAGCAGCACTTCGCAGAAAAGAAAGCGATACGCTACTACTTGGCTGGTATAAAGAGGCAATTTCTCTGAATCAGAATATTTGCTACGCAAAAGCACTTTCGTTTGTTAGAAAAAATCCGAACGTAACTCTGTTTATATCCAACGAACAGGTGCTAAAACACCTTTTCAGCGACACTACTTTAACCATTAGCAACGCTTACAACACCACCGAGGTAGGAAAAGAATTTGTAGTTGACGGAACTGCCCATTCTGACATGATTCGCTTCAGAAAGGTATCAAACGTAGTTGCGAAGATGGAGGGTACTACTAAAAAGGATGAGGTAATATTTATCAGCGCGCACTTCGACCATATTGGCATTCAAAGTAAAAAAAAGAAAGAAGAGGCTAAAGCCGATTCCATTTGCAACGGTGCCGACGATAATGGTTCTGGAACATCAGCCATAATGGAAGTGGCAAGGCTTTTTGCAGAGGCCAAAAAGCAAGGCTTTCAACCGCAGCGAACCATCATTTTTACAGCATTTACAGGAGAAGAAGCGGGGCTACTTGGCTCTAAAGCAATGCTAGAAAATCCAATTGCACCTCTCGATAAAATAAAGGCAAATGTAAACCTTGATATGGTAGGAAGAACCGATTCTGAGCATACAGAATGGGACATGTACGCCTATACTATTCCCCTTGGCGACTCCTTAACTCAGCAAAAACATATTAAAAAAGCCGCAAAAATGGCCAAAATAGATTTATCAGTAGATCTGAACGACCACGACCGAGAGCTTTGGAAAAATGGTTCGGATCATGCACCCTTTGTCCAAAAAGGAATCCCTGCTATTGCCATTACAACAGGCATGCACCCCGACTACCATAAACCAACTGATGAAGTTGATAAGATTAACTTTAAAAGATTAGAACGGATTGCCACCTTTACCTACTACCTCGTTTGGGAGTTGGCTAACTCTAATTAA
- the fabF gene encoding beta-ketoacyl-ACP synthase II → MRRAVITGLGAVTPLGNCVGEFWKNLVGGKSGAAPITKFDASHHKTKFACEVKNFDPLQYFEKGEVRKTDLYTQYAIAAADECIKDSGLNLNECDLNRVGVILATGIGGIQTFEDEVLNYGESKENPRFNPFFITKMISNIAAGQISIRYGLHGISYAVSSACAASNNAIGTALDLIRMGRANIIIAGGSEASITPSAIGGFNSMKALSTSNDVPKAASRPFDASRDGFVAGEGSGVLMIEELEHALKRGAKIYCELVGYGAASDAYHVAATHPEGLGAILAMEGALADAGLTPSDVTYINAHATSTPVGDISECKAIEQVFKESLDKINVSATKSMTGHLLGAAGAIEAIACIKSIADGVIPPTINLNEVDPAISSKLNFTPLQSCEREVLVALNNTFGFGGHTSTTVFKKYKG, encoded by the coding sequence ATGAGAAGAGCCGTAATTACAGGATTAGGAGCAGTTACTCCGTTAGGTAATTGTGTTGGTGAATTTTGGAAAAATTTGGTTGGTGGGAAAAGTGGTGCTGCCCCAATTACTAAATTCGACGCATCGCATCATAAAACAAAGTTTGCCTGTGAGGTTAAGAATTTTGATCCTTTGCAATATTTTGAAAAAGGGGAGGTGCGAAAAACTGACCTATATACTCAATATGCCATTGCTGCTGCTGATGAATGCATTAAAGATTCGGGGTTGAATCTTAACGAGTGCGATTTAAATAGAGTTGGGGTTATCCTAGCAACAGGAATAGGTGGCATTCAAACATTTGAGGATGAAGTGCTAAACTACGGTGAAAGTAAGGAGAATCCACGATTTAATCCATTCTTTATCACCAAGATGATATCCAATATTGCCGCAGGTCAAATATCAATTCGCTATGGGCTACACGGTATTAGCTATGCAGTCTCATCGGCCTGCGCCGCATCTAACAATGCCATAGGAACAGCTCTAGACCTTATACGAATGGGAAGGGCAAATATTATCATTGCAGGAGGTTCTGAGGCTTCCATAACACCATCTGCAATTGGCGGTTTTAATTCGATGAAGGCGTTGTCTACTTCGAATGATGTACCAAAAGCCGCTTCGCGCCCATTTGATGCCTCGCGTGATGGTTTTGTTGCAGGAGAGGGTTCTGGCGTGCTGATGATTGAGGAGCTGGAGCATGCGCTAAAAAGGGGAGCCAAAATCTACTGCGAGCTGGTAGGATACGGAGCCGCTTCTGATGCTTACCATGTGGCTGCAACTCATCCGGAAGGATTAGGAGCAATATTGGCAATGGAGGGAGCGTTGGCTGATGCTGGTTTGACTCCAAGTGATGTAACCTACATTAATGCGCATGCAACGTCGACGCCTGTCGGTGATATTAGCGAATGTAAGGCGATAGAACAGGTATTTAAGGAATCCTTAGATAAAATAAATGTTAGCGCCACAAAATCGATGACTGGCCATTTACTAGGTGCTGCAGGAGCTATAGAAGCTATAGCCTGTATTAAATCAATTGCGGATGGAGTAATACCTCCAACGATAAACTTGAATGAGGTTGATCCAGCCATCAGCTCGAAGTTAAACTTTACGCCACTTCAATCGTGCGAGCGAGAAGTATTGGTAGCGCTCAATAATACATTTGGATTTGGAGGCCATACGTCTACAACTGTATTTAAAAAGTATAAAGGATAG
- a CDS encoding DUF4153 domain-containing protein has translation MMKQRIAKVAQALTNAVKANPMECILALVAVGIGMVNIYTSKYGDYRLFYYPILFLLANIASKLTAGSPKRWAYYVASLLLLAILIFFDVKPSDSYYVVALGCVALAYLSFPTYTDNERFAENVLNNVVALLFAGIVSGLVFLLAVSIELSLSYLFDLQSSGTSIEYIALFVWAGFFPILFLAFNDNSLRLKLKNNLTEILFNYILTPAIIIYMLIFYAYFVKVAIQWELPKGNVAYMVFGFGIAAYLLKMVSYLLAKEYFVKLYRNLPLFVLPALVLFWIGTIYRVNEYGFTDDRIYLLLGGVFLTVSSLVLISNKLGRYLYLSLGIVVLLSAFTYIPFMSAKTLGIKSQQHRLETALRTLGYAKLDSTVRFKPLASTPENRKLVSTIVSSFDYIYFQADAEYMKKNLGVVDSYQLKAVLTEQNFAMATKFADKSNRVRGLENLKSEFNVEGYKTFVQLEAYSKNGNYYKSEGANLDIYRDSKKIFSANKDSLLKVQLAKAGGGLREVLENDEKLLTEKQQLLFQIDIPGGVALVSSYYVREQPYKVENIYLYGMLVK, from the coding sequence ATGATGAAGCAGAGGATAGCAAAAGTAGCCCAAGCGCTTACAAATGCCGTGAAGGCTAATCCGATGGAGTGTATATTGGCCTTAGTGGCTGTTGGTATTGGGATGGTCAACATTTACACCTCGAAGTACGGCGACTACCGCCTGTTTTACTACCCTATACTCTTTTTGTTGGCCAACATAGCTAGCAAGCTAACGGCTGGTAGCCCCAAGCGCTGGGCCTACTACGTAGCTTCGCTGCTGCTGCTGGCCATCCTCATATTTTTTGATGTTAAGCCTAGCGATAGCTACTACGTGGTGGCGTTGGGCTGTGTTGCGCTGGCGTACCTTTCGTTTCCAACCTATACGGATAACGAGCGCTTTGCCGAGAACGTGCTTAACAATGTTGTGGCGCTACTATTTGCAGGTATCGTATCAGGGCTCGTATTTCTGCTTGCTGTTTCGATAGAGCTTAGCTTAAGCTACCTGTTCGATCTACAAAGTAGCGGAACGAGTATAGAGTATATCGCCTTATTTGTTTGGGCAGGCTTCTTCCCTATACTATTTTTGGCCTTTAACGACAATAGCTTAAGGTTGAAGCTTAAAAATAACCTTACCGAAATTCTTTTCAACTATATTCTTACGCCTGCTATCATCATCTACATGCTCATTTTCTATGCCTACTTTGTTAAGGTGGCCATTCAGTGGGAACTTCCCAAAGGCAATGTAGCTTATATGGTGTTTGGTTTTGGTATTGCGGCCTACCTGCTTAAGATGGTTTCGTACCTGTTGGCTAAGGAGTATTTCGTTAAGCTGTACCGTAACTTGCCGCTATTTGTGCTGCCTGCTTTGGTGCTTTTCTGGATCGGAACCATCTACCGCGTAAACGAGTATGGCTTTACCGACGATCGCATCTACCTGCTGCTTGGTGGGGTGTTTTTAACGGTTTCATCGTTGGTGCTTATCAGCAATAAGCTGGGACGATACCTGTACCTATCGTTGGGCATCGTAGTGCTGCTATCGGCGTTTACCTACATACCTTTTATGTCGGCCAAGACGTTGGGGATAAAATCGCAGCAGCATCGATTAGAGACCGCCCTACGTACGCTCGGTTACGCTAAGCTGGATAGCACTGTTAGGTTTAAGCCGTTAGCCAGTACGCCCGAAAACAGAAAGCTGGTTAGTACCATTGTTTCCTCTTTTGATTACATCTACTTCCAGGCTGATGCCGAGTATATGAAAAAGAATCTTGGCGTGGTGGATTCGTACCAGCTAAAGGCTGTTCTTACGGAACAAAATTTTGCCATGGCTACGAAGTTTGCGGATAAAAGCAATCGGGTACGAGGTTTGGAGAATTTGAAATCTGAATTTAACGTGGAGGGTTATAAAACATTCGTACAGCTGGAGGCTTACTCTAAAAATGGGAATTACTACAAATCGGAGGGGGCGAACCTAGATATCTACCGTGATAGTAAGAAAATCTTTAGCGCAAATAAGGATTCGCTCCTTAAAGTTCAGCTTGCAAAAGCGGGGGGTGGCCTAAGGGAAGTTCTGGAGAACGATGAAAAGCTGCTAACAGAAAAGCAGCAGCTCCTTTTCCAAATAGATATTCCGGGTGGTGTTGCTTTGGTTAGCAGCTACTACGTTAGGGAGCAGCCCTATAAGGTGGAAAATATTTACCTATATGGGATGTTGGTTAAGTAG
- a CDS encoding valine--tRNA ligase, with translation MEIPAKYNPSETEDKWYKYWMDKGFFRSVPDEREPYTVVIPPPNVTGVLHMGHMLNNTIQDVLVRRARMMGKNACWVPGTDHASIATEAKVVAKLRAEGIEKSSLTREAFLEHAWEWKEKHGGIILEQLKKLGASCDWDRTRFTMDPKLSESVLKVFVDLYNKGLIYRGVRMVNWDPSAQTALSDEEVIYKEVQSKLYYLRYFIEGDDSYIVVATTRPETILGDTAVCVNPNDPRFSHLKGKKVIVPLVNRAIPIIEDEYVDIEFGTGALKVTPAHDVNDYMLGEKFNLEVIDIFNDNGTINEKGVLYVGQDRFDVRKQIATDLEAAGLMEKVEDYTNKVGYSERTDAVIEPKLSMQWFLKMEQLAKPALDAVMNDEIVLHPAKFKNTYRHWMENVKDWCVSRQLWWGHRIPAYYLPQGGYVVAETEAEVLELAKAKSGNANLTMADLRQDEDVLDTWFSSWLWPISVFDGLTDPENADIKYYYPTNDLVTAPEILFFWVARMIIAGYEWEGKMPFKNVYLTGIVRDKLGRKMSKSLGNSPDPLDLIAKYGADGVRLGMLLSSPAGNDLPYDDSMPEQGRNFGNKIWNAFRLVQGWNVDANIAQPESAKVTVEWFNSLLSRSIKEIDEQFANFRISEALMQVYKLFWDEFSAWYLELVKPAYGSPIDAKTYKATLEIFDKMLKLLHPFMPFITEEIWHYFTERKDGESIMMAQMPTAGEYNEQLIADVEFAKEVIANLRTIRKDKNIPQKDSLELFYNGEMNPAVISLIVKLGNLTEVKVTDVKVDGASSFLVKTTEFFVPLGDKLDVEEELKKLSAELEYTKGFLNSVMKKLSNEKFVNSAPEAVVNGERKKQADAEAKIVALEAQIAQLK, from the coding sequence ATGGAAATCCCAGCAAAGTACAATCCGTCTGAAACAGAGGATAAATGGTATAAGTACTGGATGGATAAGGGCTTCTTCCGTTCAGTTCCTGATGAAAGAGAGCCTTATACAGTGGTCATCCCTCCCCCAAACGTAACAGGAGTGTTACATATGGGACATATGCTTAACAATACCATTCAGGATGTACTGGTCCGTCGTGCCCGTATGATGGGTAAGAATGCGTGCTGGGTACCAGGAACCGACCATGCATCTATTGCTACCGAGGCAAAGGTGGTGGCAAAACTTCGTGCAGAGGGCATCGAGAAGTCGAGCCTTACCCGCGAAGCGTTTTTAGAGCATGCATGGGAATGGAAAGAAAAGCATGGTGGTATTATTCTAGAGCAGCTTAAGAAGCTGGGCGCTTCGTGCGACTGGGATCGTACCCGTTTCACCATGGACCCAAAGCTTTCGGAAAGCGTTCTAAAGGTATTCGTAGACCTATATAATAAGGGGCTTATTTACCGCGGCGTTCGCATGGTAAACTGGGATCCTTCGGCACAAACAGCACTATCTGACGAGGAGGTAATCTACAAGGAGGTTCAAAGCAAGCTATACTACCTACGCTATTTTATAGAAGGGGATGATAGCTATATTGTAGTTGCAACAACTCGTCCAGAAACAATTTTGGGGGATACTGCCGTGTGCGTTAACCCTAATGATCCTCGTTTTTCCCATTTAAAAGGGAAAAAGGTGATTGTTCCGCTGGTAAACCGTGCAATTCCAATTATTGAAGATGAGTACGTCGATATCGAATTTGGTACAGGTGCGCTTAAGGTTACGCCTGCTCACGATGTAAACGACTACATGCTTGGTGAAAAGTTTAACTTAGAGGTTATTGATATCTTTAACGACAACGGAACCATCAACGAAAAGGGCGTACTTTATGTTGGGCAAGATCGTTTTGACGTTCGTAAGCAGATTGCTACAGATCTAGAGGCTGCAGGCCTTATGGAAAAGGTGGAAGACTATACCAACAAGGTAGGGTACTCCGAGCGTACTGATGCGGTTATCGAACCTAAGCTTTCGATGCAGTGGTTTCTAAAGATGGAACAGCTCGCTAAGCCTGCACTTGATGCCGTTATGAATGATGAAATTGTTCTTCACCCTGCGAAGTTCAAGAATACTTATCGCCACTGGATGGAGAATGTGAAGGATTGGTGTGTGTCGCGTCAGCTTTGGTGGGGGCATCGTATCCCTGCTTACTACCTTCCTCAAGGTGGATATGTGGTTGCCGAAACAGAAGCAGAAGTGCTTGAATTGGCAAAGGCTAAGAGTGGAAATGCCAACCTTACCATGGCAGATCTTCGTCAGGATGAGGATGTGCTTGACACTTGGTTCTCTTCATGGCTATGGCCAATTTCCGTTTTTGATGGATTGACCGATCCTGAGAATGCTGATATAAAATACTACTATCCAACCAATGATCTTGTAACTGCACCCGAAATCCTATTCTTCTGGGTAGCCCGTATGATTATTGCAGGATACGAGTGGGAGGGTAAGATGCCGTTCAAAAACGTTTATCTAACAGGTATCGTTCGCGATAAGTTAGGCCGTAAGATGTCGAAGTCGTTGGGTAACTCGCCCGATCCGCTCGATCTTATTGCGAAATATGGAGCCGATGGCGTTCGCCTTGGAATGCTGCTTTCGTCGCCAGCGGGTAACGACCTGCCATACGACGATTCGATGCCAGAGCAAGGACGTAACTTCGGAAACAAGATATGGAATGCGTTCCGCCTTGTTCAAGGATGGAATGTTGACGCCAACATCGCTCAGCCAGAATCTGCAAAAGTTACAGTTGAGTGGTTTAATAGCTTACTAAGTAGAAGCATTAAGGAAATTGATGAGCAGTTCGCCAACTTCCGCATTTCGGAAGCTTTAATGCAGGTGTACAAGTTATTCTGGGACGAGTTTTCGGCTTGGTACCTAGAGCTGGTTAAACCTGCTTACGGTTCGCCAATTGATGCCAAGACCTACAAGGCTACACTTGAGATCTTTGATAAGATGCTTAAACTGCTTCATCCGTTTATGCCATTCATCACCGAGGAGATTTGGCACTATTTCACAGAGCGTAAGGATGGCGAAAGCATCATGATGGCACAGATGCCTACAGCTGGTGAGTACAACGAGCAGCTAATTGCCGATGTTGAGTTTGCCAAGGAGGTAATTGCTAACCTTCGTACAATCCGTAAAGATAAGAATATCCCACAAAAGGATAGCCTTGAGCTGTTTTACAATGGAGAGATGAACCCTGCTGTAATCAGCCTAATTGTTAAGTTGGGCAACCTAACGGAGGTAAAGGTTACGGATGTTAAGGTTGATGGAGCATCTTCGTTCCTTGTAAAAACCACTGAGTTTTTTGTGCCGCTAGGCGATAAACTTGACGTGGAAGAGGAGTTAAAGAAGCTTTCAGCAGAACTTGAGTATACCAAAGGTTTCCTTAATTCGGTTATGAAGAAGCTATCAAACGAGAAGTTTGTAAATAGTGCTCCAGAAGCAGTCGTTAATGGCGAACGTAAGAAGCAGGCCGATGCCGAAGCAAAAATTGTCGCACTCGAAGCTCAAATTGCACAGTTGAAGTAG